The following proteins are co-located in the Haliotis asinina isolate JCU_RB_2024 chromosome 13, JCU_Hal_asi_v2, whole genome shotgun sequence genome:
- the LOC137259370 gene encoding uncharacterized protein, with protein sequence MTLDPSLHHQPFFYTPPPPTAEPPYHNHPTHKPHIATHPYQLSLPSDPAHHTSPPTLTSYHYHQTQPITHRHPPLPAITTIRPSPSHIATHPYQLSLPSDPAHHTSPPTLTSYHYHQTQPITHRHPPLPAITTIRPSPPHIATHPYQLSLPSDPAHHTSPPTLTSYHYHQTQPITHRHPPLPAITTIRPSPSHIATHPYQLSLPSDPAHHTSPPTLTSYHYHQTQPITHRHPPLPVITTIRPSPSHIATHPYQLSLPSDPAHHTSPPTLTSNHYHQTQPIMTLTKQSTSNHPSTPPTTPISSMTSPTHIPTPKPTFTIRINPPTSRLQYPHCHYP encoded by the coding sequence ATGACCCTTGACCCGTCTCTACACCACCAGCCGTTCTTTTACACCCCACCTCCACCAACAGCCGAACCACCTTACCACAACCACCCTACTCACAAACCACACATCGCCACCCACCCTTACCAGCTATCACTACCATCAGACCCAGCCCACCACACATCGCCACCCACCCTTACCAGTTATCACTACCATCAGACCCAGCCCATCACACATCGCCACCCACCCTTACCAGCTATCACTACCATCAGACCCAGCCCATCACACATCGCCACCCACCCTTACCAGCTATCACTACCATCAGACCCAGCCCACCACACATCGCCACCCACCCTTACCAGTTATCACTACCATCAGACCCAGCCCATCACACATCGCCACCCACCCTTACCAGCTATCACTACCATCAGACCCAGCCCACCACACATCGCCACCCACCCTTACCAGCTATCACTACCATCAGACCCAGCCCACCACACATCGCCACCCACCCTTACCAGTTATCACTACCATCAGACCCAGCCCATCACACATCGCCACCCACCCTTACCAGCTATCACTACCATCAGACCCAGCCCATCACACATCGCCACCCACCCTTACCAGCTATCACTACCATCAGACCCAGCCCACCACACATCGCCACCCACCCTTACCAGCTATCACTACCATCAGACCCAGCCCATCACACATCGCCACCCACCCTTACCAGTTATCACTACCATCAGACCCAGCCCATCACACATCGCCACCCACCCTTACCAGTTATCACTACCATCAGACCCAGCCCATCACACATCGCCACCCACCCTTACCAGCAATCACTACCATCAGACCCAGCCCATTATGACCCTAACCAAACAGTCCACATCGAACCACCCCTCAACACCGCCAACAACACCAATTTCATCCATGACCAGCCCAACCCACATACCCACACCGAAGCCCACCTTCACCATCAGGATCAACCCACCAACATCCCGACTGCAATACCCACATTGCCACTACCCCTGA